A single window of Penaeus vannamei isolate JL-2024 chromosome 24, ASM4276789v1, whole genome shotgun sequence DNA harbors:
- the LOC113823659 gene encoding neuropeptide F receptor produces the protein MLEEPSVSLEEEALLGDAVTAARGEKADDDIVGISCREPGPCPYPGPVAQHSDMASEVVTIDRLSKMLLDPAFVTTINESSSSLFNFSIHDAYQIISDSQEGYLDGTTKIVFIVFYVILIVFGVTGNLMVGWVIWRKRAMRTPRNLYIINLTVSDLSMCLVCMPFTLVSLLYKNWNMGSVICKLVPVLQGTNIMVSPATVVAIAVDRYATIVQVGRSSRSRFHVVASIAVIWTASVLFTLPLYFYYVVEEVKLHHILLFSRCLDVWPSRGVKNVWIIALLLTQYGIPIMVLSVVHARIKRYLGQHMMGQYDARRAQKEIERNNKTTILLSTIAVAFAVSWLPWNIVNLLADFEYKGFSDPTYLYTVFGACHMIAMSSACINPVLYGWLNTNLRRELLEVLPPFLVKLGWILPKSWRRREGDSPTRPPESVTLLVFQANQTNSIQTVAHPPQTTTIIIKEDM, from the coding sequence ATGCTGGAGGAGCCAAGCGTCAGCCTCGAGGAGGAAGCCCTGCTGGGGGACGCGGTGACGGCGGCGAGGGGCGAAAAGGCCGACGATGACATCGTGGGCATCTCGTGCCGAGAGCCCGGGCCGTGCCCATACCCCGGCCCCGTGGCGCAGCACAGTGATATGGCCTCGGAGGTTGTCACGATCGACCGCCTGAGCAAGATGCTGCTGGACCCCGCCTTCGTGACCACCATTAACGAGTCGAGCAGCTCGCTGTTCAACTTCTCCATCCACGACGCCTACCAGATCATCTCGGACAGCCAGGAGGGCTACCTCGACGGCACCACCAAGATCGTGTTCATCGTGTTCTACGTCATCCTGATCGTGTTCGGCGTGACCGGCAACCTGATGGTGGGCTGGGTCATCTGGCGCAAGCGGGCCATGCGCACGCCCAGGAACCTGTACATTATCAACCTGACGGTGTCCGACCTGAGCATGTGCCTCGTGTGCATGCCCTTCACGCTCGTCAGCCTCCTCTACAAGAACTGGAACATGGGCAGCGTCATCTGCAAGCTCGTCCCCGTGCTGCAGGGCACCAACATCATGGTGTCGCCAGCCACCGTGGTCGCCATCGCCGTCGACCGCTACGCCACCATCGTGCAGGTCGGCAGGTCGAGCCGGAGCAGGTTCCACGTGGTGGCGTCCATCGCCGTGATCTGGACGGCGTCCGTGCTGTTCACGCTGCCGCTCTACTTCTACTacgtggtggaggaggtgaagctGCACCACATCCTGCTGTTCTCACGCTGCCTCGACGTGTGGCCGTCGCGCGGCGTCAAGAACGTGTGGATCATCGCGCTGCTCCTCACGCAGTACGGCATCCCCATCATGGTGCTCAGCGTCGTGCACGCGCGCATCAAGCGCTACCTGGGCCAGCACATGATGGGCCAGTACGACGCCCGCCGCGCGCAGAAGGAGATCGAGCGCAACAACAAGACCACCATCCTGCTGTCCACCATCGCCGTGGCCTTCGCCGTGAGCTGGCTGCCGTGGAACATCGTGAACCTGCTGGCGGACTTCGAGTACAAGGGCTTCAGCGACCCGACCTACCTCTACACCGTGTTCGGCGCCTGCCACATGATCGCCATGAGCTCGGCCTGCATCAACCCCGTCCTCTACGGCTGGCTCAACACGAACCTCCGGCGGGAGCTGCTCGAGGTCCTGCCGCCCTTCCTCGTCAAGCTGGGCTGGATCCTGCCCAAGTCCTGGCGGAGAAGAGAGGGCGACTCCCCGACGCGCCCCCCGGAGAGCGTCACGCTGCTGGTGTTCCAGGCCAACCAGACCAACAGCATCCAGACGGTGGCGCACCCGCCCcagaccaccaccatcatcatcaaggagGACATGTAG